The genome window GGAGTCAGTGTGTGAAATGTCCTGTGCGGACGCGCCTTTCCAAaggctggaacacacacacaaactcccgGACTGGGCCTGCCACACCTTCTGagaccctgggggggggggggaccccaCGACACAGCCATCTGCCTGGCTACAAGGCCCAGGACCCTGTGTTAACCTGGGAGACACTCTACATCTTACCAACATAAGGCATGGAATGTGGCTGGGCCACACTGATTTGCATGAAATGTAGATATCTATGCAAATACAACTTTTACAGGAGCTTTAATGTTTTCCCATGGATCACAGTAAACCACTCATTATACTTGTGTATCTCCCTTAATCCATGTTATTCGTCTAATTCTGAAACCTGATTTTAGTTAGAAATACTGTCTGTCAATGTCTGTCTGAATGTGGTTACTACATATCACCGTTTTTCAATATCCAAGCACAGGAATGTGTTGAATTCCCAGAATCTTAGCTCACACATCCACAGACTGGTGTTGAGTTGTTGTGAACAAACACTGCTATATCTGTCTCATCAAACACTGTAATGTGGCATGTTGGATTTGGTGTGTAATGAAGTGTATTCTCTCCCAGGTTCCGCAAGAAGACAACCTTTAGCAATAGAAACTCCACAGAAGGTTAGTATAGTTAAAACATACTTACTTCAGTACATTCCACTTAGACATAGACATACTATTTTATCACAGGCCTCTTATCTTATCACTCATTTTGCGAGTGTAAATTGAACAAAGTTTTTTTATAGCTGTGTATTCCTAAGTAAATAAAACGCAGCTGCTGTGATACTGGAGAATATACTCTGTTTTTGAGTGATTTTAATGTATTACTCCATTGCTTCAAGCCATGATGGTTGTTCACTAGTTGTTCAGTAGTTGAGAATACAGTTTAAAATGTGTTTCTTGTCTGTGGGTTTATTGTGCAGCCTCCTGCTGATGTAGTGGTTTCAGTATGTCAGAAGATAATTGTGCTGTCATTTTCACCTCAGAGGAACTCCACGCTGAAGTCTGCTATGCAGAATGTCTCCTGCAGAGGGCAGCACTCACCTTCCTTCAGGTAACCCACTGCTACCACAACATCagtaacacacacccacacactctttATCTCGCTGAAGCACTGATACAGATTTAAAAGTTGATTGTGCATTTATGATATTGTTCTTTGTATCCTTAAACGTTTTCTTTCCCCCTGTTTTTGTAGGATGAAAACATGGTCAGTTTCATCAAGGGAGGAATTAAAGTGAGGAATAGCTACCAGACTTATAAGTAAGTACTCTTGATGCAGTGCATGGCCCTTATAGTGCATTCCCCTTATGTCTCAACTCATACTATAGTAAAGAATGTATATCTGTATTTCAGAGAACTTCATACGGTCCTGCAGTCCTCAAGCTACGTCCAAGGTGACAATCATGGGCATTTTGAAGGCGGGGTCAAGCTTGGAGTGGGATCCTTCAACCTGGTGAGGGAAATGCTTCATGTCACAAACGTTTGTGGTCCAGTTTGCTGGGCTAGTAGACTGTATAGAAGGACCTTTTGGGGTGTTATGGCTATAGCTACTCTGTGTAACTCAAAGCATGGTCCTGATTGGTACAATATGTAATTGTGTCTGGCTCATCTTCTCACTCTTCCACTCCTGTGTTCTTGGGTTTTGTACAGATGATCTCCATGCTGCCCACTCGGACCCTTAGGTTGCTGGAATTTGTGGGTTTCTCTGGAAACAAGGTAGATCTCCTACTGTTAGGCAGGTGGCCCTGAGATGACATGTGAGATGCTGGACtagactgggctggactgggcagGTTTAAGCTAAGCCCTCTgtgtcctgtgttgtgtgtgtctgcaggagTTTGGCTTGCAGCAGCTGACGGAAGGCGCAGCAGGGCAGACGTTCAGGTCCTTCCTGTGTAATATGCTGCTGCTCTGCTACCACACCTTCATGAGCTTCATCCTGGGTGAGAGAAAGGCTGATGTTTTCACACATCAAATGTTACCACACAGACCTTTTCAACTGCCAAAACAAGCTCTATACTGTAGCCTAGCCACATTCTGGTTGGTGGTCACCTCTACAAGAAAGGAAAACCCTGGTCATATCTTGCAGAAATGTCTTAAATTAACATGAAATAACATTGTATTTTTCTCCTTGCGGCTTCCAGGCACTGGGGAAGCGGATGTGGAGGATGCAGAGAAACTCCTTCAGCCATATCTCAAACGGTATCCTAAGGTCAGTGAGAACATTGTAgcatgtacactgagtatacaaaacattaagaacacctgctctttccatgatatagactgaccaggtgaatccaggtaaaagctatgatcccttattgatgtcacttgttaaatccacttcaattagtgtagatgaaggagaggaggcaggttaaataaggatttttaagccttgagacatggattgtgccattcagagggtgaataggcaagacaaaatatgtaagtcccttttgaatggggtatggtggtATGTGCCAGGTACACTTTTTGTGTCaggaactgcaacactgctcggtttttcatgctcaacagtttgtATCAACAATGTtcataatgtttggtatactcagtgtacagttCAAATATATTCCAGTTGTATTGATTTTGTGAAACTACTCTGAATTATTTAGTGCATAGGCCTGTACACACACTCTGTCCCATCAAAACAGTTCATAGTGTGTTGTTTTTAGGGATCCATCTTCTTGTTCTTCGCTGGTCGAATTGAGGTCATCAAAGGAAACCTGGATGCTGTGAGTGTGGATCAATGATTCTGACTACTACCAAAATGATTTTGTATTTAGACTCCAAATCTGGCCAGctttcacgtgtgtgtgtgtgtgtgtgtgtgtgtgtgtgtgtgtgtgtgtgtgtgtgtgtgtgtgtgtgtgtgtgtgtgtgtgtgtgtgtgtgtgtgtgtgtgtgtgtgtgtgtgtgtgtgtgtgtgtgtgtgtgtgtgtgtgtgtgtgtgtgtgtaacaggctATAGTGCGATTTGAGGAGTGCTGTGAAGCTCAGCAGCAGTGGAGTCAGTTCCATCACATGTGCTACTGGGAACTGATGTGGTGTTTCACATACAAGAGACATTGGAAGATGGCCTACTTCTATGCTGATCTGCTCAGCAAAGAGAATGCATGGTCCAAGGTGGGACATTCTGGAGTAATTGTATTTGTGCATATCAGTTCAATATAGTGCAGTATGAAGGACATTTGTTTCAGTACAGTAATGGTTGCATTATTTTGCTGGTAAATGCGATATAGATTTGTTTGTTTAACAGCTTTCAATGTATTCCGCTTAGCCTTTAGAGGGACAAATCTATGTAGATGCTTACAGAGTTGCGGTAGTAAAACATGCACATTTCCCTCCAGGCAACATATGCGTATATGAAAGGTGCCTACCTCAGCATGCTGACCAGGGAGGAATGCCAACCATTCAGGGAGAGCGAGGTAGCGCTATTCAGGTAGGTCACTGCAACAAAGACAATGATATTTCTCcataaacaaatgaacaacagactttcagcatgcttatagagaagggcactcaacaaatgactgatgattggttgaaagaaattgattataagaagattgtgggagctgtactgttagatttcagtgcagtctgatattattgaccataacctttTGTTgaaaaaaacgtatgtgttatggatTTTCAATCTCTGCCAAATCGTAgattcagagctatctaataTAACTCAAAGGGTTTTCATTAATGGAAGCTTATCTAATGTCAAATATGTAAAGTGTGGTGTGCTGCAGGGCAGCtttctaggccctctactcttctatttttaccaatgtagaaggcattcggaaagtattcagaccccttgactttttccacattttgttatgttacagccttattctacaattgatACCCTAtgataacaaagcaaaaacaggttttaataaatgttcacaaaaaaagcagataccttatttacatatgtactcagaccctttgctatgacactcaaaattgagctcaggtgcatcctgtttccattgattatccttgagatgtttctacaacatttacatttacatttaagtcatttagcagacgctcttatccagagcgacttacaaacttcattggagtccacctgtagtaaattcaattgattggacatgatttggaaaggcacacacctgtctatataaggtcccacagttgacagtgcatgtcagagcaaaaaccaagcctttGGGTTCGAAGGAATTGTGCgctgagctccgagacagaattgtgtcgaggcaaagtatcaatcaatcagatgtatttataaagcccttcttatatcagctgatgtcacaaagtactgtacagaaaccctgccTAAAACCTCTAAACAAGCAACGCAGGTGTAGAAgcgcggtggctaggaaaaactcctttgaaaggccagaacctaggaagaaacctagagaggaaccagcctatgaggggtggccagtcctcttatgtctttgccgggtggagattataacagaacatggccaagatgttcaagtgTTCACACatgaccaacagggtcaaataataataatcacagtggttgtcaagggtgcaacaggtcagtacctgAGGTGCAGGTAGTagtcagagtatctctaccactcctgctgtatctagagagttgaaaacagcatgtctgggacaggtagcacgtccggtgaacaggtcagggttctatAGGCGCAGGCAGaacaattgaaactggagcagcagcatggccaggtggactggggacagcaaggagtcatcaggccaggtagtcctgaggcatggtcttagGCCTAAAGTActctgagagaaagaaagagagagaaagagagtgagtgagaattagagagagcatacttcaattcacacaggacaccggataagacaggagaattactccagatataacagactgaccctagccccccgacacataaactactgcagcagaaatggggaagagtaccaaaacatttctccagcattgaaggtccctaagaacacagtggcctccatcattctgaaatggaagaagtttgtaaccaccaagactcttcctggagctggccacccggccaaactgtgcaatcgggggagaggggccttggtcagagaggtcaccaagaatctgatggtcactctgacaaagctccagagttcctctgtggaggtgggataaccttccagaaggacagccatctctgcagcactccaccaatcaggcctttatggtagaatgaccagatggaagccattcctcagtaaaaggcacatgacagccctcttgaagtttgccaaaagacactgaaaggactcacagaccatgagaaacccagatggtctgatgaaaccaagattgaattatttggcctgaatgccaagtgtgacgttggaggaaacctgacaccatccctatgaTGTatcatggtgttggcagcatcatgctattggggatgtttttcagtggcagagactgggagactagtcaggatcgaggcaaagatgaacagagcaatgtacagagatccttcatgaaaacctgctccagagcactcagtacctcagactgggtTAAAGGTTCACCTTcatacaggacaatgaccctaagtacacagccaagacagcgcaggattggcttcgggacaagtctctgaatgtcgttGAATggcggcccagccagagcccggacttgaacccgatctaacatctctggagagacctgaaaatacccgTGCTGCGTTCCTCatcgaacctgacagagcttgagaggatctgcagagaagaattgtaGAATCTCTCCAAATACATGTTTGCCAAGTTTGTAGCTTcaagaagatttgaggctgtaatcgctgcctgtcacgagtggcgctcggcggtcgtcgtcaccggcctattagctgccactgattgtctttcctccccctccttgtatgtttattggtagcacctgtttatgtatgattagtttgtctttattagacagccggcccgcctggttgttgtgcgggattatttcagtgtaaccttcggctctgttgtagaggtacgtgttagtgcctggtcgtgatttttccgttgtacattttcattccctgtgtttggggccgttactattgtgagcaccctgtggtgcgttggtgctattaaagacgcacagcattgcactctctgtctcctgcgtttgactccacacccacgacacccagaGCATTACACTGCCacaggtacttcaacaaagtactgcgtaaagggtctgaatgtaaatgtgatatttcaggggGGTTTTGGTAGGTTGTTTTGCAAAGAAATCAacttgttttttctttgtcattatgggatagtaTGTGTGGATTTATgatgggaaaaaaactatttgtcgtgtctttggcatcattaaattgaagactgttattttatcaaatcaattccctgttattattattacgtgattaaactaatcatgtaaaggTAATTAACTAGTAagttggggcaccaaggaaaatcttcagattacaaagttataattttccaaatataactcttcagatattttaatatttgatcaattagtcttctaattcatgaattattctttacctcacgttagtctcattccaaacgtcgtaaattgttggttatctgcatgaTCCCAGCCTTCACTATGAATCATCCaaacatcaattgtcttaatcatttatttactaactaactaaataatcacagacatgcataaacaaacaaacagtagatatggttacaaggaaatgataggggaggttccctagtgggctaagcaGATATGatggcttggtggacaaagggaagtggatGTGGACTGAGAAGGGCGCGAAAGACAAAAGAGTcactacacagttgataattatatgaattgaaatgctaatcctctGCACCTTTGAAGGCTCACTCATTTGGGAATAATtgaaatcaatatatatatttacgctcagtgtgttgtCGGGATCTCTGTTGGAAAGTTAGTCTCTCCATCTGCTTCCAAgaagtatttaaaaaatatatattttaccccctttttctcccaaatttcgtggtatccaattggtagtagttacagtcttgtctcatcgctgcaactcccgtacggactagggagaggcgaaggtcgagagccatgcgtcctccgaaacacaacccaaccaagccgcactgcttcttgacacaatgcacatccaacccggaagccagccgcaccaatgtgttggaggaaacaccatacacctagcgacctggtcagcgtgcactgtgcctgGCTCGCCACAATAGTCGCTAGTGAGTGATGAGAcaaaggatatccctgccggccaaaccctcccaaacctggacgaagctgggccaattgtgtgctgcccataggcctcccggttgcggccggctgcgacaatgcctgggctcgaacccagaatctctggtggcacagttggcactgcgatgcagtgccttcaaccactgtgccactcgggaggccgtaatggtctgaatacttatgtattgtATAAGGTATGTTTTTAGTTGTTCCAATAAGTTTtttgtggttagaatggatacttcagagtcccattcagaaatgttcttatagatagatgtttcggcggttgtcggtccTCACATCTCAGGTTAAcataatttctagctgcagactagtaattagtatctaagatttgctcttattgtCGGGATCGGTAGTCTCAGTGTTTCAACAACCATTACAACCTTAGCTTATACTAAGGTTTTGTGGTCTCTACTCAAGCTTCGCTCCCTCAGCTCACCGAGGTATGCATGGTCTGAAGTGGGTTTCTTCAGGTGGGGGTTTTATGCGTAACAgtagaaaagggctgtcccatgaGCCAGATCATGTCTGTGCTGACAGGGGCGGGCCAATGACTTAAACTTTGACGGAAATGCAATTCTCTCGCATTAACGGTTCAACATCACATTACATAAtatcacaaatagtttcatctttactcatttattttatacattaattAGACGCACACCTCATAACGGAGGCTCCTGTATAAACATAGTTATGGTcatgtggctgtattgtctttcATGAGGTCACAACATGAAATAAAACGGACCGGGTCGTAGCTGGCTACTCCACCGACCAtttacacattctccaaaacatggaTATTGTTCAGTTCTGAAGTTTTGTGATGTAGAAGAATTTCCTTTGTTCTACTGTGaaatcctctctctatactgcctGGCCATGAGGAGAAAGTCTCCTCCAGGAATGTACAACCtaagataacagaacctgggtgtaggagggagagtgagagagaggggaggtggtactcgctatacccaaagagggccaCGCCATGacaaatttaatacattttttaatttattttattgatttaattcacctttatttaaccaggtaggctagttgagaacaagttctcatttacaactgcgacctggtcaagataaagcaaagcagttcgacacatacaacaacacagagttacacacggaataaacaaacatagagtcaataatacagtagaaaaagtctatatacagtgtgtgcaaatgaggtaagataagggaggtaaggcaataaataggccatggtggcaaagtaattacaatataccaattaaacactggagtgatagatgaataaggatgtaacgtaaaaaaataaagttaaaaaagtcaagggttctgaatactttccgacacagcactgacacacacacttaccccaccagacatgccaccagaggtcttttcacagtccctaGGTCCAGAGCAAATTCAAGGAAACGTACAGtgttatacagagccatgagtgcatggaactcccttccatcttatatagcGTAAGTGAAcagtaaaaaaattaaaaatctatttaaaaaaataaagcaacacctcatggCACAACAGCTCTcacccatgtgacctacttgttgtgtgtatgtactgacatgtatgtgtaactgatagatgcgcgcgcgcacacacacacactacatgttaatttttttaaatgtatgtcaattgtaaaaaagaaaaatgtctgtaatgtcttcttcgttatgtgtcggaccccagtaagattagctgtcgccattggcgtcggttaatggggatcctaataaataaaaacaaaaagaaGTCATTCTAACCAAATGAATCTATATCTTATATTTATCTATTGTCTATCCATTCCAGGCAGGTACATGGGCTTAAGCAGAAAATTGCTGGAAA of Oncorhynchus gorbuscha isolate QuinsamMale2020 ecotype Even-year linkage group LG15, OgorEven_v1.0, whole genome shotgun sequence contains these proteins:
- the ttc39a gene encoding tetratricopeptide repeat protein 39A isoform X3 encodes the protein MKMSGEAETLSNGSQKSDLSLALEDCMAAMDLFLRNDFDEALSRLRCRTKDSMYHALTYATILEMQAMMTFDPENILAAGNTMKEAQAVCQRFRKKTTFSNRNSTEEELHAEVCYAECLLQRAALTFLQDENMVSFIKGGIKVRNSYQTYKELHTVLQSSSYVQGDNHGHFEGGVKLGVGSFNLMISMLPTRTLRLLEFVGFSGNKEFGLQQLTEGAAGQTFRSFLCNMLLLCYHTFMSFILGTGEADVEDAEKLLQPYLKRYPKGSIFLFFAGRIEVIKGNLDAAIVRFEECCEAQQQWSQFHHMCYWELMWCFTYKRHWKMAYFYADLLSKENAWSKATYAYMKGAYLSMLTREECQPFRESEVALFRQVHGLKQKIAGKSLPTEKFAIRKARRYLTENPVTLPAPPLEMMYIWNGYTVIGKHKDLTEGMLKTLDEAQAKLESSPRTEFSIDDQCLLSLLRGLCLKHLGHQEEAEHYFTLVLCNETQIKFDHYLVPNALLEHGLLCLEQGRKEEGIKLLETAKQSYKNYSMESRTHFRIQAALHKAKATGENGIHTMPSSP
- the ttc39a gene encoding tetratricopeptide repeat protein 39A isoform X2 produces the protein MSVITGWRRSVKKNGSKGSQKSDLSLALEDCMAAMDLFLRNDFDEALSRLRCRTKDSMYHALTYATILEMQAMMTFDPENILAAGNTMKEAQAVCQRFRKKTTFSNRNSTEEELHAEVCYAECLLQRAALTFLQDENMVSFIKGGIKVRNSYQTYKELHTVLQSSSYVQGDNHGHFEGGVKLGVGSFNLMISMLPTRTLRLLEFVGFSGNKEFGLQQLTEGAAGQTFRSFLCNMLLLCYHTFMSFILGTGEADVEDAEKLLQPYLKRYPKGSIFLFFAGRIEVIKGNLDAAIVRFEECCEAQQQWSQFHHMCYWELMWCFTYKRHWKMAYFYADLLSKENAWSKATYAYMKGAYLSMLTREECQPFRESEVALFRQVHGLKQKIAGKSLPTEKFAIRKARRYLTENPVTLPAPPLEMMYIWNGYTVIGKHKDLTEGMLKTLDEAQAKLESSPRTEFSIDDQCLLSLLRGLCLKHLGHQEEAEHYFTLVLCNETQIKFDHYLVPNALLEHGLLCLEQGRKEEGIKLLETAKQSYKNYSMESRTHFRIQAALHKAKATGENGIHTMPSSP
- the ttc39a gene encoding tetratricopeptide repeat protein 39A isoform X4, whose translation is MAAMDLFLRNDFDEALSRLRCRTKDSMYHALTYATILEMQAMMTFDPENILAAGNTMKEAQAVCQRFRKKTTFSNRNSTEEELHAEVCYAECLLQRAALTFLQDENMVSFIKGGIKVRNSYQTYKELHTVLQSSSYVQGDNHGHFEGGVKLGVGSFNLMISMLPTRTLRLLEFVGFSGNKEFGLQQLTEGAAGQTFRSFLCNMLLLCYHTFMSFILGTGEADVEDAEKLLQPYLKRYPKGSIFLFFAGRIEVIKGNLDAAIVRFEECCEAQQQWSQFHHMCYWELMWCFTYKRHWKMAYFYADLLSKENAWSKATYAYMKGAYLSMLTREECQPFRESEVALFRQVHGLKQKIAGKSLPTEKFAIRKARRYLTENPVTLPAPPLEMMYIWNGYTVIGKHKDLTEGMLKTLDEAQAKLESSPRTEFSIDDQCLLSLLRGLCLKHLGHQEEAEHYFTLVLCNETQIKFDHYLVPNALLEHGLLCLEQGRKEEGIKLLETAKQSYKNYSMESRTHFRIQAALHKAKATGENGIHTMPSSP